DNA from Bradyrhizobium diazoefficiens USDA 110:
GCCTGGTGGTTCACCACGTCGAAGCCGATCCAGTTCGTCACCGGCAGGCGGTGCAGATAGATCGTCACGTCGCTGTTGATGTAGCCGAGCCCCTGGTCGCCGGCGTTGGCAAAGGGGCTGGCGAAATCGGCGCCAACAGCGACATGCACGAACGGCGTCATCGGCACGCCGGCAACGAGCTCGCGCACCTCGCTCATCCAGAGCCGGCGCGGACCGAGCGAGCCCATATGGCCGACGATCGGCCGCGTCGTCCATTTGCCGTGCATGCCAAGCCTGGGATCGGTCGGCTTTGGAATGTCGGCCGGTTTCGGCACGTCCCAGTTCGGCGGCGACCAGACATTGCCATCAGGGTTCTGCGTCTTGCGCAGCAGCTGGCAGGAGGCGCGCGCCATGCCGACGCCGCCGGAGACAAATTCCGCCTCGACCACGCGGATGCGCAGGCCGTCACGCACGAGCCGCGTCGTCACTTCGATCGGCTTGTCGATCGTCGGCAGCCGAAACATGTCGACGGTCAGCCGCGCCGGCACGAATTCAGGGCCGGAATGGCGTTCCTCGATGGCGAAGCCGAGCAGGCCGACGATGACGCGTCCGTGCAGCGATTTCGGATCCCACGGGCCATTGGCGACTTCCGTCGGATGGAATGTATCGCCGTCGCGGGTGAAGAAAGGCATGTCTGTCATGACGCGCGACCTTGAAGGAACGCGCGGGGAAATCAAGGGCGCCCGTTCTCCTCGTTCTCCGCTGTCATCGCCCGCGAAGGCGGGCGATCCAGTACTCCGAGACGGTTGTGGTTCAATCGATAGGCCTCGGCGTACTGGATGCCCCGCCTTCGCGGGGCATGACACCGAGAATTAGGTGGCGAGGTCCCACTCCTCACGCACGCCTTCGTCGTGCTCGTTGCCCATCGCGACGGATCTCATCGCCTCAAACGCATCCCGCGCCACCAACTGCGCCAGCGCCCACACCGCAGCACCGCGCACCAATGCGCTCTCATCCCCCAGCAATCGCCGCGCCTCCTCGGCCAGCGCCGCTTCTCCCGAGTTGCCGATCGCGATCAGCACGTTGCGCAAGAAGCGATCGCGGCCGATGCGCTTGACCGGCGACTTCGTGAACAGCGCACGAAACGCCGCATCATCGAGCCGCGCCAATTCGGCGAGGCCAGGCGCACGCAATTCGTCGCGCGCGGCGAGCTTGGCCTCGCGTCCCGCTTGCGCAAACTTGTTCCAGGGGCAGGCGGCGAGGCAATCGTCGCAGCCATAGATGCGGTTGCCGATGGCTTTGCGAAATTCGCGCGGGATCGCGCCCTTGTTCTCGATGGTGAGATACGAGATGCAGCGGCGCGCATCGAGCTTGTACGGCGCGGGGAACGCCGCGGTTGGGCAGATGTCGAGACAGGCTTGGCACGAGCCGCAATGATCGATCTCGGCAGCGTCGCGCGGCAAGTCGAGCGTGGTGTAGATCGCGCCGAGGAACAGCCAGGAGCCGAACTCGCGCGAGACGAGATTGGTGTGCTTGCCCTGCCAGCCCAGATGCGCGGCCTGCGCCAGCGGCTTTTCCATCACCGCGGCGGTGTCGACGAACACCTTCACTTCCGACGGTGCGGCCGCGACCAGCCAGCGCGCCAGCGCCTTCAGGCGCTTCTTGACCAGATCGTGATAGTCGTCTCCCTGCGCATAGACCGAGATCGCCGCGCGCGTGCGCTGCTCGAGGATCGCGAGGGGATCGGCGTCGGGGCCGTAATTGACGCCGAGCATGATGACGCTGCGCACGTCCTGCCACAGCCCGCGCGGATCGACGCGGCGCTCCGGCTGTGCTGCGAGCCAGTCCATGTCGCCATGGCCGCCCGAGGCGATGAATTCGAGGAAGTGTTTTCCGGCCGTCTCGATCGTGCCGGGCTCGGTCACGCCGATGCAGTCGAAGCCGAGCGCCTTTGCCTCGGTCGTCAACTTCGCCTTCAGTTCAGACAGATCGGCAGAGCTCAGAAATCCAGGTCCACATAGGTCCGCGACGCCGGCACGCCGGCGAGCCATTCGCTCAGCAGCGGGCGGAACGACGGGCGGGATTTCACCCGCGCGTACCACGCCTTTGCCGCGTCGTCCTCGCTCCATGGCACGTCGCCCAGATAGTCGATCGCCGAAAGATGCGCCGCGGCGGCGAGATCCGCGTAGGTGAGCCGGTCGCCGGCGAGGAAGTTACGCGTCTGCGCCAGCCAGCCGATATAGGCCAGATGATAGCGCACATTCGCCTTGGCGGCGCGCATCACGTCGGCCGAGGGCGCACCGCCGCCGTTCTCCTCGCTCATGAAGCGCTTGTAGATGCGCTCGGTGACGAGCGGGTGGGAGACCTCCTCGAAGAACTTCTCGTTGAACCAGGCCATCAGCCGGCGCACTTCGACGCGTTCGGGAAGCGTCTCCGGCATCAGGCGCTTGGGTCCCATCCCCGCGCCGTAGGCCTCGTCGACATATTCGGCGATGATCGCCGCGCCCGGTATCGGCGGCTGTTCCTCGTCCACCAGGACCGGCGTGGTGCCGGCGGCATTGAGCAGCAGGAATGCCTCGCGCCGTTCCCAGCTGCGCTCTTCGACCAGCTTGAGGTCGAGCCCGTATTCGCCCGCGATCAAGCGGATGAAGCGCGAATGCGGACAGAACGGATGATGAAACAGCGTAAACATGAAGCCTTTGACTATTTGATGGTGCTTAAGAATCCATCAATGTTTGTGCGGCGCCACACTAGTCCTTCAAAACCGCGAAGCAAGAGCGTGATGTCGTATTTTGCGATTGCAGCATGAAGGCGAATAGGCGAGAAGAACCCCGCTTTTCCAGCGGAAATGGACCGTAAATATGTCAGATGCAATACGGGCAGTGATCCTCGGCATCATCGAGGGTGTGACCGAGTTCCTTCCCGTTTCCTCGACCGGCCACCTCCTGCTTGCGGAGCGCTTCTTTCATCTCGGCGAAGGCGCCTTCTGGGATTCGTTTACGGTTCTGATCCAGCTCGGTGCGATCCTCGCGATCGTCGGGCTGTACTTCAAGAAGCTGTGGGATGTCGTGATCGGCTTCTTCACGGGCGACACCTATTCGCGCCGTTTCGTGATCGGCGTGCTGGTGGCGTTCCTGCCGGCTGTCGTGGTCGGCCTCGTCGCCGGCAAGTACATCAAGAGCGTGCTGTTCAATCCGTGGGTCGTGTGCTTCACGCTGATCGTCGGCGGCGCCATCCTGCTCTGGGTCGACAAACTCGACCTCAAGCCGCGCGAGCATGACGCCACCCGGTTTCCGCTGCTGATGTATCTCTATATCGGCATCGCGCAGTGCGTGGCGATGATCCCGGGCGTATCGCGCTCCGGCGCCAGCATCGTCGCCGCCATGCTGCTGGGCGCGGACAAGCGCGCGGCGGCGGAGTTCTCGTTCTTCCTCGCGATCCCCACCATGATCGGCGCGTTCGCCTACGACTTCTACAAGAACCGCTCCGAGATGACGATGGACCACATGGGCATCGTCGCGATCGGCTTCGTGGTGTCGTTCATCACCGCGGTCATCGTGGTGAAGACGTTTTTGACATACGTCACCCGCCACGGCTTCGTGGTGTTCGCCTGGTGGCGCGTCATCGTCGGCACGCTCGGCCTGATCGCGCTGGCGTTGGGGCGATAACTCTCGAAAGCTTGCTGACGCGCCGGTCCTTGCCGCAAGGACGGTGCGCTCCCTCTCCCGCTTGCGGGAGAGGGCTGGGGAGAGGGTCTCTCCGCAGAGAGACTCGCGATGACGAGAAAGCCTTCACCCGGCGCGCGGGACGATGCTTCGCATCGCCCGGAACGCGCCGACCTCTCCCGCGAGCGGGAGAGGTTAACCGAGCCCGCGGCCTAAGCGGGGCTCAAATGCTCATGCGCTGGAACTGCCCGGCGGCGCGGAAGCGCCAGAGATATTGCGGAGCGATCGCTTCCAGCGAATCCGCCGTGATGCCTAGGCCTTCCAGCGTCAGCCCAGCCGCCTTCGCCGCATCCGACACGACATTGTCGCGCTGGAGCAGCGTGACCTGGTCGGGCGTCAGCTTGAACGCGCCCGGCGCGAATTGCAGGAAGTTGGCCTGGAAGCGGGCAAGCCCAAACGGCAGCGGCACCAGCGTCGGCTTGCGAGCGGTGATCTCGAGGATGGCCTCGATGATCTCGCGCATGGTCAGCACTTCCGGCCCGCCGAGCTCGTAGGTCGCGCCCGCCTTGGCCTTGCCGTCGACCGCATCGGCGATCGCGGTGGCGACATCGCCGACATAGACCGGCTGCATCTTCGTCTCGCCGCCGATCAGCGGCAGCACCGGCGACATCCGGGCCAGCGCCGCAAAGCGGTTGGTGAACTGGTCCTCGGGGCCGAACATCACGGACGGGCGGAAGATCGTGGCCGAGGGCACCGCGGCCAATACCGCCGCCTCGCCGGCCGCCTTGGCCTTGGCATAGCGCGAGGGCGATTCCGCGTCGGCGCCGATCGCCGAGACATGCACCAGGCGGGCCCCTACGGCGGCCGCCGCCTTGGCGACCGTCTCGGCGCCCTTGGCCTGGACCGCGTCGAAGCTCTGTTTGCCACTCTCGGTGAGGATGCCGACCAGGTTGATCACGACATCCGAATCACGCAGCGCCGCCTCGACCGAGGCGGGGTAGCGCAGGTTGGCCTGCACCACATGGACCTGGCCGACCTTGCCGGAGGGCTGGAGGTATCCAGCCAGTTCCGGCCGCCGCACCGCGACCCGGACCCGGTAATCGCGCTTGCACAGCGCCCGGACGACATTTCGGCCCAAAAACCCCGATCCGCCGAAAACCGTGACGAGAGTTTCCAGATTCGATGCCATGGGGATCTTTTCCTGAGGGAGAGTGCGCCTGACGAGGCTTGTATCGAGCCGGTTTGCGATGCGCAATCCGCAAGCCGAAACATGGCTCAAGCATGAATTGACAACGGCGTCACCGAACCGTAGTAACCGCCTCCGTGCCCCAAACGGCATGCCCAGGTGGTGGAATTGGTAGACGCGCTGGCTTCAGGTGCCAGTGGCTTAACGGCCGTGAAGGTTCGAGTCCTTTCCTGGGCACCATTTTGCGGGATCTGGACCCAAAATGGGGCCGCTCCCGGTCTGCGTTGCCGTCGCGAAGATCCCTAGCGGGACAAATCCGCCCGCCCTCAGACCACCCTTTTCCCCGCCCGCTCCGCCACCGCCTTCTGCACAAAATACATCGCGACCAGCGACACGATCGCCGATGCGACGACGACGTAGCCGATCCGGTCGAAATGGATCAGCGAGCCGTCCGGCGCTTGCGCGATGATCGCGCCGGCGAGCATCGAGCCGAGCCCGCCGGAGAGCTGCTGGAGTGAGGCGCTGATCGCGCTGAACGAGCCGCGCTGGCTGGGGTCGGGGATCGCCGACATCAGCGCCTGCGACGGGATCATGCGCGAGAAGATGCCGACGAACATCAGGACGTTGACGAGGATCGCGGTCGCGAGCGAGACGTGGCCGAGATGGGTGTAGATCAGCACCATGATGACAGACACCACGCTGCCGAAGACAAATGTGGGATATTTGCCGAACGCGTCGCTCGCCCGGCCGACCAGCGGGCCCGTGACGATGCTGAACAGGCCGGAGACCAGATAGATCGTCGGCAAATGCAGCATGTCGATGCCGAGATTGTTCACGGTGTAGGCGCTGGAGAACGGCATCAGCATGTACCCGCCCGTCGCCAGCAATGTCGTGACCGCGAAGGCCAGCGTGTAGCGCTTCTGTGCGACGGTCGCGATCAGATGGTGGAACGGGTTCCTGTCCTGCTTCAGCCGCAGATGCGCGTCGACCGGCTCCATGGCGAAGGCAATGATGGCGATCGCCGCGATCGACAGGCCGACGATCGCGGCGAAGCAGACATGCCAGTTCCAGTGATTGGCGAGAAACAGCCCGGCGGGAATGCCGAGCACCTGGCTCGCGGCGAACGCGGTCTGGACGAATCCCATCACGCGGCCGCGCAAATGCAGCGGGAACAGGTCGGTGATGATGGCCAGCACGACCGAGCCGATCACGCCGCCGAACAATCCGGTCACGATCCTGCCGAGCAGCAGCACATGGTAGGTCTGCGCCATTGCGCAGAGCAGGGTGCCGAGCGTGAAGCCGACATAGAAGAACAGCAACAGGCGCTTGCGGTCGAAGCGGTCGGCAAAGCCGGCGGCCAAGATACCCGACAGTCCCGCGCTGAATGCGTAGGCCGACACCGCGACGCCGAATTGGGTGGCCGTGATGTCGAGCGCGGGCATCAGGATGGCGCCGAGCGGCGACATGATGATGAAATCGAGGATGATCGTGAACTGTGTGAACGCGAGCAGCGCGATGAGGAGCGCCTGGTAGCGCGAAAAGCCGCGCTGGCGGTCCTGTTGATCGTCGATAGGCGCTGCGAGCGTCTGTTCGGTCATGACATCTCATTCGTGGTGAGCGGGGCAAGGGCGCGGGGGATCGGCAACAGATGGGGTGGGTGGGGACGATTTTCACGGGGCGCATGACGCAAGTTGTGCCGGACCATGAAGCTCGCGCCGGGTTGTGGGATCCATGCAACAGCCCGGGGGCCGGAAGCCGTCCATCTCCGCTCGCAGCCTTGATCGCATGCCACGCACCTGCCGCGAGATGCTTGGCGGCGATCTGCCGGGGCGCGTGAGGGCATGACCGCGGTTGCGCGGACGGCCCGCAATGGCTACATCGCGGGCAATCCGAATTAGCCTATTGTGCCGACAGACCGATTCGACCCGAGGTTTTGAAACGCCATGACCGTACGCCTGCACCGCGGCGACCTGCCCGACCTGTCCCGCTACACCGGAGCGGTGGCGATCGACACCGAGACCATGGGGCTGAACCCGCACCGCGACCGGCTCTGCGTGGTGCAGCTCTCGCCCGGCGACGGCAGTGCCGACGTCGTGCAGATCCCCAAGGGCCACACCGACGCGCCGAACCTGAAGGCGCTCTTGGCCAATCCCGCCATCACCAAGATCTTCCACTTCGCGCGGTTCGACGTCGCGGTGCTGTACCAGAGCTTCGGCGTCATGACCGGACCGATCTATTGCACCAAGATCGCCTCCCGCCTGACCCGCACCTATACCGACCGCCACGGCCTCAAGGACCTCGTGCGCGAGGTCCTCAATGTCGACCTCTCCAAGCAGCAGCAATCCAGCGACTGGGGCTCCGACAGCCTGACCGAGCCGCAGCTCGCCTATGCCGCCTCCGACGTGCTGCACCTGCACGCCCTGCGCGAGCGGCTCGACGCCATGCTGGTCCGTGAGGGCCGTACGGGGCTGGCGAAGGCCTGCTTCGACTTCCTGCCGACCCGCGCCTTGCTCGACCTCCAGGGCTGGGCGGAAGAGGACATTTTCGCGCATTCCTGACACCTCGACGGGCGGCTAGGTTGGGCCAATCGCCCCGTTTCGGACACTTTCGTATCGGCCTGTCCGAGGCTGCATATTCAGGCGGCGCCGGGTACAATGGCGCGCACTTGACCGGACCAGGCGAGCGACACCTCAGGAGCCCAGGTGAATTCGGCCCAGAATCCCACCTACGACGCCGCGCTTGCGGCGAAGTTTGCCAGCGCGGCGCGCCACAGCCGCCTGGTGCGGATTCTGCGCGTCGCGGTCCCGGGCGCGGTGCTGTTGTCCCTGGCCGCCATCGTCGGCGTCTCGATCTTCAATCCATTTCGCATGCTGTTGCCGAAGCTGCCGCTCGATTCCGGAAACCTGGTGGTATCGGGCACCAAGATCACGATGGAATCGCCGCACCTCGCCGGCTACACGCCGGACCGGCGGCCGTACGAGCTCTGGGCCAAGACCGCGACGCAGGACATCACCGACCCCGACCATGTCGATCTCTCGGACCTTCGCGCAAAGGTCCTGATGGAAGATCAATCGACCCTGTTCCTTGATGCCCGCACCGGCCGCTTCGACAACAAGCAGCAGCAGCTCGACCTGCACAAGGACATCTTTCTGCGCACCTCGACCGGCTATGAGGCGCGGCTGAACTCGGCCTTCGTCGACATGGGCAAGGGCACGGTCTCGTCGGACGAACGTGTCGACGTCAAGCTGACCAACGGCACGCTGACCGCGGATCGGCTGCGCATCACGGAAGGCGGCGATCTCATCCGCTTCGAGGGCAATGTGGTGATGCATCTGGACAAGCTGGATGACCCCGCCGCTGCTCAGCCCGCGCCGGCCGAGCCGACGCCGCCGGTGAAGACACGTACGCCGCAGAACAAGTCCGCCAATTCAAAGTGATTTTCATGATCAGGTTTTTCCCGCGCAACGACAGCAAACGGTGCGCCGCCATCGGTGCGGCCGCGCTTGCCGCCACTGTCGCGCTGATGGCAATGGGCGCGGCGATCGCACAGAGCACGATGCAAGGCGTGCCGAATGCGATGCAGGGCTTCTCGCAGAACCGCGATCAGCCGATCCAGATCGAGGCCGCTTCGCTCGAGATGCGCGACAAGAAGAAGGAGGCGACCTTCGCCGGCAACGTGAAGGTCATCCAGGGCGACACCACCATGACCTCGAAGACGCTGGTGGTGTTCTACGAATCCGGCGGCGACAAGCCGGCGACGCCGCAGCCCGCGGCGAAGGGAGCCAAGGCGGCCCCGATGCAGTCGGCGACGCCGGGCCCGGGCGGCAGTTCCTCGATCAAGCGGCTGGAGGCGCGCGGCAATGTCGTGGTCACCCAGAAGGACCAGGTGGTCACCGGCGACACCGCCGTGTTCGACACCAAGACCAACCTCATCACCATGCTCGGCGGCACGGGTCAGGTGGTCCTGACGCAGTGCAAGAACGTGCTACAGGGTGACCGATTGGTGGTCGACATGACCACAGGCGTCTCACGGGTGGAGTCGGACAGCGGCAAGGTACGGGGCCTGTTCGACCAGAACAGCAAGTGCGGAACGCAGGCGGGCCCTGGCTCAGGTCCAGCCCTGCAATTGCCCGGCGCAACTAAACCGAAGTAAATTCAACAGCTTGTGTCGGGCGCTCCCGATCCGAGGTTGAAGCTTGCCCGGCGAGACTGTATCTAGCGCGCAGGGCTTTCGAAGCGGGGTCCTCCGCTTATCGGGCGTGTTTCACTGGGCATGAGACATCCCTTCACCCATGCTGCGTCGGCGAATCGTAACGCCGCCGCGGCAGATCGCGCGAAGACCGCGCAAAAACTGCGCGAGGCTAGAAGGCGGGGATGGTCGATCTTTTCAGCATGTTCCGTCGGCGCCCCGCCAAGCGCGGCCGGCCAGGATTTGCGCGTCAGGACATCACCGCGCTCGGTGACAGCGTCGGCGGGCTGGTGGCGAGCCCCGTGCGCGACGCGCCGCCGATCGCCCGGGACCAGCCGATGCACGCGCCCGACCACTTTCAGGCCGATTATCAAACCGAGCCGCCGCGGGCGCAGGCGGTCCACCCGGTCAGGGCCGCCGCCAGGCCGAACGGCGCCGGCGGGCCGCAGCTTCTGAAGCGGCCGGGCTTCCTGGCTGTGCATAGCGTGGAAAAAGCCTTCGGCAGCCGCCAGGTGGTGCGCGGCGTCAGCATCTATGTGCGCCGCGGCGAGGCGGTCGGCCTGCTCGGTCCGAACGGCGCCGGCAAGACCACCGTGTTCTACATGATCACCGGCCTGATCAAGGCCGATCGCGGCGCGATCGAGCTCGACGGCCACGACGTCACCAAGCTGCCGATGTATCAGCGCGCGCGGCTCGGCATCGGCTATCTGCCGCAGGAAGCCTCGATCTTCCGCGGCCTCACCGTCGAGCAGAATATCCGCGCCGTGCTCGAAGTGGTCGAGCCTTCGCGCAAGAAGCGCGAGCAGCAGCTCGACTCGCTGCTCGACGAATTCAACATCACGCGCCTGCGCAAATCACCGTCGATCGCGTTGTCCGGCGGCGAGCGGCGCCGCGTCGAGATCGCGCGCGCGCTGGCGACGCGTCCGAACTACATGCTGCTCGACGAGCCCTTCGCCGGCATCGATCCGATCGCGGTCGGCGACATCCAGGATCTCGTCCGCCATCTCACCAATCGCGGCATCGGCGTACTCATCACCGACCACAATGTGCGCGAGACGCTCGGCCTCACCGATCGTGCCTATATCGTCTATGCCGGGGAAATCTTGACCGAGGGCAGCCCGGATGAGATCGTCGCCGATCCGGACGTTCGCCGCCTTTACCTTGGCGAGGAATTCCGCCTCTAGCCTGTTTTTGCGCTACGTCAAGACGTGTACATCAGGCTCAGACTAGGATAAGCAAAAATCGGACCAACTTTTTGGGATCGGTTCTTGCTTCATGGCGCTCACGCAGAGATTAGAGTTCCGGCAATCGCAGTCGCTGGTCATGACGCCGCAGCTGATGCAGGCGATCAAGCTGCTGCAATTGTCCAATCTCGATCTCACGACCTTCGTGGAAGAGGAACTCGAGCGTAATCCGCTGCTGGAGCGGGCCAATGACGAGGCCTCCGGCGGCGAAGCCCCGGCCGAGGCCGGCCAGTTCAGCGATTCCGACGGCGGCCACAACGACGAGCCGGGCGGGGGTCCGGGCGAGGCGTTCGAGCCGGGCCAGGAAGAATGGATGAGCAAGGATCTCGGCACCCGCGCCGAGATCGAGCAGACCCTGGACACGGGCCTGGACAACGTCTTCTCCGAGGAGCCGGCCGAGGCCGCGGCGCGCAACGCCCAGGACGCCGCGCCGACCACCTACACGGAATGGGGCGGCGGCGCCTCCGGCGACGAGGACTACAATCTCGAGGCGTTCGTCGCCGCCGAGGTCACGCTCGGCGATCATCTCGCCGAGCAGCTCTCGGTCGCATTCACCGCACCCGCACAGCGCATGATCGGCCAGTACCTGATCGATCTCGTCGACGAGGCCGGCTATCTGCCGCCGGATCTCGGCCAGGCCGCCGAGCGACTTGGCGCCTCGCAGCAGGAGGTCGAGGACGTCCTGGCCGTGCTGCAAAAATTCGATCCGCCCGGCGTCTGCGCGCGCAATTTGAGCGAATGCCTGGCGATCCAGCTCCGCGAGCTCGACCGCTACGACCCGGCGATGCAGGCGCTGGTCGAGCATCTCGATCTCCTCGCCAAGCGCGACATCGCGGGCTTGCGCAAGGTTTGCGGCGTCGACGACGAGGACATCGCCGACATGATCGGCGAGATCCGCCGTCTCAACCCCAAGCCCGGCATGAAATTCGGCGCGGCGCGGCTCCAGACCATGGTGCCCGATGTCTATGTCCGTCCGGGTCCGGATGGCGGCTGGCATGTCGAGCTCAACAGCGACACCTTGCCGCGCGTGCTGGTCAACCAGACCTACTATTCCGAGCTGTCGAAGAAGATCGGCAAGGACGGCGACAAGTCCTATTTCACCGACGCGCTCCAGAACGCGACCTGGCTCGTTCGCGCGCTCGACCAGCGCGCCCGCACCATCCTGAAAGTTGCAACCGAGATCGTGCGCCAGCAGGACGGCTTCTTCACCCATGGCGTCGCGCATTTGCGGCCGCTGAACCTGAAGGCCGTCGCCGACGCCATCCAGATGCATGAATCCACGGTGTCGCGCGTCACTGCCAACAAATACATGGCGACCAACCGCGGCACGTTCGAGCTGAAATATTTCTTCACCGCCTCGATCGCCTCGGCCGACGGCGGCGAGGCGCATTCGGCCGAAGCCGTGCGCCACCACATCAAGCAGCTGATCGATTCGGAAGCGCCGGCCGCGATCCTGTCGGATGATACCATCGTGGAACGGTTACGCGCTTCGGGCATTGATATTGCCCGCCGCACGGTCGCGAAGTACCGCGAAGCCATGCGCATTCCTTCCTCGGTGCAACGTCGCCGCGACAAGCAGAGCGCTCTTGGTAACGTCCTCTCTACCGCAATGTCCGATCGCTCCCGCAACCCCGAGCCGGCCTGATTGCGCTGGCGCCAAATCGCGCTACTCTCAATCTCCCATCGAGACCGATCCATGCGCGCGCATGATCCGGACCCGGAGGGCCGCGCCAGCGCCAGGTGTGCAGCGGTTGTCCGCATGGATCACGCGCAGACAAGAACCTAACCAGGTGAGGTTCACATGACTCTCCGCATTTCGGGAAAGAGCGTCAGTGTCGGCGAGGCCCTGCGCGGCCGCGTTTCCGACCGGACCGAAGAGGTCCTGCGCAAATATTTCGACGGCAATTATTCCGGCCACATCACGCTGAGCAAGGATGGCTTCGGCTTCCGGACCGATTGCGCGCTGCATCTCGATTCGGGAATTACGCTGGAGGCCGATTCGAACGCGCCGGATGCCTATGCCAGCGCCGACCAGGCGCTCGTGATGATCGAGAAGCGGCTCAAGCGCTACAAGAGCCGGCTCAAGGACCGCTCGGCCCGCAAGGCCCATGTCGCCTCCGCCGCTCTCGCGGCCATGGACGCCACCAGCTACGTGCTGGAAGCGCCGGGCGAGGGTGAGGACGAGGACGAGGTCACCGGCTACAGCCCGGTGATCATCGCCGAGGCAACCACCTCGCTGAAGCAGCTGTCGGTCAGCGAAGCCGTCATGGAACTCGACCTCAGCGGGGCACCCTGCCTGGTGTTCCAGCATGGCTCCAGCGGCCGGGTGAACATCATTTACCGCCGGGCCGACGGCAATGTGGGCTGGGTCGACCCGCCCGGAGGCAAGGCAGATGGCAAAGCGGGCGGTTAGGGCCGGATTCGGGCCCCGTACGATCCGCAGGCCTTAACAATGACCGGGGCAAA
Protein-coding regions in this window:
- a CDS encoding acyl-CoA thioesterase domain-containing protein, which encodes MTDMPFFTRDGDTFHPTEVANGPWDPKSLHGRVIVGLLGFAIEERHSGPEFVPARLTVDMFRLPTIDKPIEVTTRLVRDGLRIRVVEAEFVSGGVGMARASCQLLRKTQNPDGNVWSPPNWDVPKPADIPKPTDPRLGMHGKWTTRPIVGHMGSLGPRRLWMSEVRELVAGVPMTPFVHVAVGADFASPFANAGDQGLGYINSDVTIYLHRLPVTNWIGFDVVNHQATDGVAIGECWLYDEQGPIGTATVAALAQRKPMANPSKR
- the queG gene encoding tRNA epoxyqueuosine(34) reductase QueG, coding for MARRRAGVADLCGPGFLSSADLSELKAKLTTEAKALGFDCIGVTEPGTIETAGKHFLEFIASGGHGDMDWLAAQPERRVDPRGLWQDVRSVIMLGVNYGPDADPLAILEQRTRAAISVYAQGDDYHDLVKKRLKALARWLVAAAPSEVKVFVDTAAVMEKPLAQAAHLGWQGKHTNLVSREFGSWLFLGAIYTTLDLPRDAAEIDHCGSCQACLDICPTAAFPAPYKLDARRCISYLTIENKGAIPREFRKAIGNRIYGCDDCLAACPWNKFAQAGREAKLAARDELRAPGLAELARLDDAAFRALFTKSPVKRIGRDRFLRNVLIAIGNSGEAALAEEARRLLGDESALVRGAAVWALAQLVARDAFEAMRSVAMGNEHDEGVREEWDLAT
- a CDS encoding glutathione S-transferase family protein, which translates into the protein MFTLFHHPFCPHSRFIRLIAGEYGLDLKLVEERSWERREAFLLLNAAGTTPVLVDEEQPPIPGAAIIAEYVDEAYGAGMGPKRLMPETLPERVEVRRLMAWFNEKFFEEVSHPLVTERIYKRFMSEENGGGAPSADVMRAAKANVRYHLAYIGWLAQTRNFLAGDRLTYADLAAAAHLSAIDYLGDVPWSEDDAAKAWYARVKSRPSFRPLLSEWLAGVPASRTYVDLDF
- a CDS encoding undecaprenyl-diphosphate phosphatase — its product is MSDAIRAVILGIIEGVTEFLPVSSTGHLLLAERFFHLGEGAFWDSFTVLIQLGAILAIVGLYFKKLWDVVIGFFTGDTYSRRFVIGVLVAFLPAVVVGLVAGKYIKSVLFNPWVVCFTLIVGGAILLWVDKLDLKPREHDATRFPLLMYLYIGIAQCVAMIPGVSRSGASIVAAMLLGADKRAAAEFSFFLAIPTMIGAFAYDFYKNRSEMTMDHMGIVAIGFVVSFITAVIVVKTFLTYVTRHGFVVFAWWRVIVGTLGLIALALGR
- a CDS encoding complex I NDUFA9 subunit family protein; this encodes MASNLETLVTVFGGSGFLGRNVVRALCKRDYRVRVAVRRPELAGYLQPSGKVGQVHVVQANLRYPASVEAALRDSDVVINLVGILTESGKQSFDAVQAKGAETVAKAAAAVGARLVHVSAIGADAESPSRYAKAKAAGEAAVLAAVPSATIFRPSVMFGPEDQFTNRFAALARMSPVLPLIGGETKMQPVYVGDVATAIADAVDGKAKAGATYELGGPEVLTMREIIEAILEITARKPTLVPLPFGLARFQANFLQFAPGAFKLTPDQVTLLQRDNVVSDAAKAAGLTLEGLGITADSLEAIAPQYLWRFRAAGQFQRMSI
- a CDS encoding MFS transporter, producing MTEQTLAAPIDDQQDRQRGFSRYQALLIALLAFTQFTIILDFIIMSPLGAILMPALDITATQFGVAVSAYAFSAGLSGILAAGFADRFDRKRLLLFFYVGFTLGTLLCAMAQTYHVLLLGRIVTGLFGGVIGSVVLAIITDLFPLHLRGRVMGFVQTAFAASQVLGIPAGLFLANHWNWHVCFAAIVGLSIAAIAIIAFAMEPVDAHLRLKQDRNPFHHLIATVAQKRYTLAFAVTTLLATGGYMLMPFSSAYTVNNLGIDMLHLPTIYLVSGLFSIVTGPLVGRASDAFGKYPTFVFGSVVSVIMVLIYTHLGHVSLATAILVNVLMFVGIFSRMIPSQALMSAIPDPSQRGSFSAISASLQQLSGGLGSMLAGAIIAQAPDGSLIHFDRIGYVVVASAIVSLVAMYFVQKAVAERAGKRVV
- a CDS encoding ribonuclease D — translated: MTVRLHRGDLPDLSRYTGAVAIDTETMGLNPHRDRLCVVQLSPGDGSADVVQIPKGHTDAPNLKALLANPAITKIFHFARFDVAVLYQSFGVMTGPIYCTKIASRLTRTYTDRHGLKDLVREVLNVDLSKQQQSSDWGSDSLTEPQLAYAASDVLHLHALRERLDAMLVREGRTGLAKACFDFLPTRALLDLQGWAEEDIFAHS
- the lptC gene encoding LPS export ABC transporter periplasmic protein LptC; this encodes MNSAQNPTYDAALAAKFASAARHSRLVRILRVAVPGAVLLSLAAIVGVSIFNPFRMLLPKLPLDSGNLVVSGTKITMESPHLAGYTPDRRPYELWAKTATQDITDPDHVDLSDLRAKVLMEDQSTLFLDARTGRFDNKQQQLDLHKDIFLRTSTGYEARLNSAFVDMGKGTVSSDERVDVKLTNGTLTADRLRITEGGDLIRFEGNVVMHLDKLDDPAAAQPAPAEPTPPVKTRTPQNKSANSK
- a CDS encoding LptA/OstA family protein, which produces MIRFFPRNDSKRCAAIGAAALAATVALMAMGAAIAQSTMQGVPNAMQGFSQNRDQPIQIEAASLEMRDKKKEATFAGNVKVIQGDTTMTSKTLVVFYESGGDKPATPQPAAKGAKAAPMQSATPGPGGSSSIKRLEARGNVVVTQKDQVVTGDTAVFDTKTNLITMLGGTGQVVLTQCKNVLQGDRLVVDMTTGVSRVESDSGKVRGLFDQNSKCGTQAGPGSGPALQLPGATKPK